One region of Alosa alosa isolate M-15738 ecotype Scorff River chromosome 1, AALO_Geno_1.1, whole genome shotgun sequence genomic DNA includes:
- the si:dkeyp-68b7.5 gene encoding zinc finger protein 629 isoform X2 produces MTERGPAAEWKDAIVHSFSLEVDVEEEDDEEDEEQGPFQIKEEKSEEEPWNKADGGAAVDGEDCWEEEVDTTNTPGEEVLGQRAPADPKLYGTWEDCSADRDTGLTADHPQEAPPSSLPMPHLLQQPHPLSHPPLAHVLQRDQRCLLSSHHQDPPPPIPPLPHRHCDVTSGYGPAEHPSASIGIGAGGEPVEGRDGGKRSRCGQCGKTFTTHFYLKIHQRIHTGERPFTCTACGKRFYCTSHLISHQRCHTGEKPYCCLECGKAYSHLNSLKLHQRSHAEEGGLGYA; encoded by the exons ATGACCGAGAGAGGCCCTGCAGCAGAGTGGAAAGATGCGATTGTGCACTCATTCTCTCTTGAG GtggatgtggaggaggaggatgatgaggaagatgaagagCAAGGGCCTTTTCAGATCAAAGAGGAGAAGTCTGAAGAGGAGCCATGGAACAAGGCTGATG GTGGTGCTGCAGTAGATGGAGAAGACTGCTGGGAGGAGGAGGTAGACACGACAAACACACCTGGAGAAG AGGTCTTGGGTCAGCGTGCCCCTGCTGACCCGAAGCTCTACGGCACTTGGGAGGACTGCAGTGCTGACAGGGACACGGGCCTGACCGCAGACCACCCGCAGGAGGCCCCTCCTTCCTCGCTGCCCATGCCCCACCTCCTTCAGCAGCCACACCCCCTGTCCCACCCCCCGCTGGCACACGTGCTCCAGCGAGACCAGcgctgcctcctctcctcccaccatCAGGACCCTCCCCCTCCCATCCCACCCCTCCCGCATCGCCACTGTGATGTCACCAGCGGTTACGGCCCAGCCGAGCACCCATCTGCGTCCATTGGCATCGGTGCCGGTGGGGAACCTGTGGAGGGTCGTGACGGGGGCAAGAGGTCACGCTGCGGCCAGTGTGGCAAGACGTTCACCACGCACTTCTACCTGAAGATTCACCAACGGATCCACACAGGGGAGCGGCCCTTCACCTGTACGGCCTGCGGCAAGCGCTTCTACTGCACGTCGCACCTCATCTCCCACCAGCGCTGCCACACTGGTGAGAAGCCCTACTGCTGCCTGGAATGCGGCAAGGCCTACTCCCACCTGAACTCCCTCAAGTTGCACCAGCGCAGCCACGCCGAGGAGGGTGGCCTGGGCTACGCCTGA
- the si:dkeyp-68b7.12 gene encoding rho GTPase-activating protein 31, with product MRRARRKGGNKEKVFGCDLMEHLTTTGQEIPQVLRSCSEFIEEHGIVDGIYRLSGVSSNIQKLRSEFDSEGNPDLTKDVYQQDIHCVSSLCKAYFRELPNPLLTYQLYDRFAEAVAVQLEDERLVKIQDVLSSLPAPHFRTLEFLMRHLIKMSSFSAETNMHARNLAIVWAPNLLRSKDIEASGFNGTAAFMEVRVQSIVVEFILTHVSKLFPDTGSASGMPTERRKSLPSPTLQGNEDIFFRSMPSQYPGNMSPGNGPPVMRPYHAIIEPSDKRKGSLKGRKWRSIFNLGGRLPDPRKRNKGSTKEKEKQSLRPAKSMDSLSPGPFEGNRQGASPTQLSPVAPLGQEGGSSGGGGGLTTSSYAVTYRRGGGASVSVVSGGTQGTYSRLDSVGGASGGSEGMGPAAAAVTGLVAGGALAPVTRSPGQASRAEKRAGIHISGPFSVTVPLHITSGLVGVIQGAQGDEETPAPAQEEGERRRRGKGRGGGKGGRRGEGGEKEEEAEGEREIHEEKVEVTPPVMDGECEERSLNGRLSSEEEEEEEEEDIIEEEEGEAEEEYETGDGDYMEMRSTVLVPSASAEETPEVGSVEEESPDADLPLDFQDTFGFLDMMDSSTYQPNNEFSVEPPCYEDDEYEDSSWYDHDVQTSISTPQKAQTSPPSPVPLHTLTSRPTSLPLHTRLSIKSHSLPYKCSPCYPNASSSSDEDEDEVVLSDPSDEEDEDEDDDERGEYEDMFMRSLPNELEFHGLAWPASRGEPLPARNNEDTCLSGQSEDRVLTAFIPPSSGYLNMSRVGQSHNSNQTDTSSSVSGTQSEGKVIHDEVQLPISSQNINDVDQSQSSPATDTSSLANQLMDILPLSQSECSEVQTDSSHDYEEMRVTDVESNGATNKEMDKETHREESKEEEEREERGEEGQRADETWVTHTATAGPDTRTQLDQDSTGTHLGPPLPPRDHRNNTQTDSNHCHGETPSDSEVEEVDWSDLHPASATAVPSQGETRTSAGEGSASESDTSFNVVSHEPTGGRWQDGTYQKEEKEGEEMEEEKDGENEGKIETGDADEEESDKEEGGQDERVTDEEVEEDGEREKEGEQRVGRNEGEWTEREEEDEEKRLPVAKEEEEQPDGSERAVTDQKGPAEEIADQRSIGEEKEENETERGENEFFMSTGEAGAVSGQVGKEREEVEEGHTEEGHLAPAGHQMAEQLLESQTDHRASEDAEKSELLREEREREEEEEQVQNPISEAEQGGERNVGEERKDRESKTDDKLASLGQGLGRTLVVSKQVPVRMHQAKAVPVVPPKPQQSRLTALGLRQQMQSRDTHSPQQKDRDAPHTQHTHKQDTKRPQQHTPDTQTPDTKTLNTLHDDRQHQAQVRHIESPVAQEHTDAALHTGDTTQPCGPENDPPAEHRDADPYLPHINQQHPQIETPEQSLDTRAEQHAAQRQSETEVGTGGDEGGTREQGAEGKDGQGEQKDAEAGRDASPDVKKNRLSLQEGERERRTRDREVKRNSGISMCFDEAVARATREREREREHSEREKERERGVSVQDEKALK from the exons ATGAGGCGAGCGAGAAGGAAAGGGGGGAACAAGGAGAAGGTGTTTGGCTGTGACCTTATGGAACACCTGACCACCACTGGCCAGGAAA TTCCTCAGGTGCTGCGCTCCTGCAGTGAGTTTATTGAGGAACATGGAATTGTTGATGGAATCTACAGACTGTCAGGCGTGTCGTCCAACATACAAAAactacg gtctgagTTTGATAGTGAGGGGAATCCGGACCTGACGAAGGATGTGTACCAGCAGGACATCCACTGTGTCAGCTCCCTCTGTAAGGCCTACTTCAGAGAGCTGCCCAACCCGCTGCTCACCTACCAGCTCTACGACCGCTTCGCT GAGGCAGTGGCAGTACAGCTGGAGGATGAGCGCCTAGTGAAGATTCAAGACGTGCTGAGTTCACTACCCGCTCCACACTTCAG GACTCTGGAGTTTCTGATGCGTCACCTGATTAAGATGTCCTCTTTCTCTGCTGAGACCAACATGCATGCCAGGAACCTGGCCATTGTATGGGCTCCAAACCTGCTTAG GTCTAAAGACATCGAGGCATCTGGCTTCAACGGCACGGCGGCCTTCATGGAGGTGCGCGTCCAGTCCATCGTAGTTGAGTTCATCCTCACTCACGTGTCTAAGCTCTTCCCAGACACAG GATCAGCTTCAGGGATGCCAACCGAGCGCAGGAAGTCCCTCCCCTCACCCACCTTACAGGGCAATGAAGACATCTTCTTCAGGTCCATGCCATCCCAGTATCCTGGAAACATGAGCCCAGGCAACGGCCCTCCTGTCATGAGGCCTTACCACGCCATCATCGAGCCGTCTGACAA GAGAAAGGGCTCACTGAAGGGACGGAAGTGGAGATCCATATTCAACCTGGGGGGCCGGCTGCCTGATCCACGCAAGCGCAACAAGGGTTCCaccaaag agaaagaaaaacagtctTTAAGGCCAGCTAAAAGCATGGACTCCCTCAGTCCTGGCCCTTTTGAAG GTAACCGTCAGGGAGCCTCGCCCACTCAGCTGTCCCCCGTGGCCCCCTTGGGACAGGAAGGCGGATCCTCCGGAGGCGGAGGCGGGCTCACCACCAGCAGCTATGCGGTGACATACCGCCGAGGGGGCGGGGCCAGCGTGAGTGTGGTCAGCGGCGGGACCCAGGGCACCTACAGCCGCCTGGACTCCGTTGGTGGGGCCTCTGGAGGAAGCGAGGGGATGGGGCCGGCGGCGGCGGCAGTGACGGGGTTGGTTGCGGGCGGGGCACTAGCTCCGGTCACCCGGTCACCAGGGCAGGCCAGCAGGGCGGAGAAGCGGGCAGGGATCCACATCTCGGGGCCGTTCTCCGTCACCGTGCCCCTCCACATCACCTCTGGCCTGGTGGGGGTCATCCAGGGGGCACAGGGCGATGAGGAGACCCCCGCACCTGCacaagaggagggggagagacggaggagaggcaaaggcagaggaggaggaaagggaggaagaagaggagaagga ggagagaaagaagaggaggcagagggagagagggagatacatGAGGAAAAGGTAGAGGTCACACCGCCAGTAATGGATGGAGAGTGTGAAGAGAGAAGTTTGAATGGGCGACTGagcagtgaggaagaggaggaggaggaggaggaggatataattgaagaggaagagggagaagcaGAGGAAGAGTATGAAACTGGAGACGGAGATTATATGG AAATGCGGTCCACAGTGCTTGTTCCATCAGCATCAGCAGAGGAAACCCCAGAGGTGGGGTCTGTCGAGGAGGAGTCCCCTGATGCAGACCTCCCGTTGGACTTCCAGGACACGTTTGGATTCCTCGATATGATGGACAGCAGCACATACCAaccg AATAATGAGTTTTCTGTGGAGCCTCCGTGCTATGAAGATGACGAGTATGAGGACAGCTCATGGTATGATCATGACGTCCAGACCAGCATTTCCACTCCGCAGAAAGCCCAGACGAGCCCACCGTCTCCGGTGCCCTTACACACGCTGACCTCCCGCCCGACGTCCCTCCCACTGCACACACGTCTGTCAATCAAATCCCACAGTCTTCCCTACAAATGCAGCCCCTGCTACCCCaatgcctcctcttcctcagacgAGGATGAAGACGAGGTTGTGCTCTCAGACCCGAGCGAtgaagaggatgaggatgaggatgatgacgAGAGGGGAGAGTATGAGGATATGTTTATGCGCAGCCTCCCTAATGAACTGGAGTTTCATGGCTTGGCCTGGCCTGCATCCAGGGGTGAGCCTCTGCCTGCCAGGAACAACGAAGATACTTGCCTCAGTGGCCAATCAGAGGACAGAGTGCTGACAGCTTTTATTCCACCAAGTAGTGGCTATTTGAACATGTCCAGGGTAGGCCAATCACATAATTCAAATCAGACAGACACAAGCAGTAGTGTTTCTGGTACCCAATCAGAAGGAAAAGTCATACATGACGAAGTCCAGCTGCCAATCAGCTCTCAGAACATCAATGACGTTGACCAATCACAAAGCTCACCTGCAACAGACACAAGCTCACTAGCCAATCAGCTCATGGACATTCTCCCTCTTAGCCAATCAGAGTGCTCAGAGGTACAGACAGACTCAAGTCATGATTATGAAGAGATGAGGGTAACAGATGTAGAGAGCAACGGAGCAACAAACAAAGAGATGGACAaggaaacacacagagaagagagcaaagaagaagaagagagagaagagagaggagaggagggacagaG AGCGGATGAGACCTGGGTGACCCACACTGCCACCGCTGGACCAGACACTCGCACTCAGCTTGACCAAGACTCCACTGGCACTCACCTCGGCCCTCCGCTGCCACCCAGAGACCATCgcaacaacacacagacagactctaaCCACTGCCATGGTGAAACACCCTCAGATAGTGAGGTAGAAGAGGTGGACTGGTCAGACCTTCACCCAGCCTCAGCCACTGCTGTCCCCTCACAGGGTGAGACTCGGACTAGCGCTGGGGAGGGGTCAGCATCAGAGTCAGACACCTCCTTTAATGTGGTTTCCCATGAGCCCACAGGGGGAAGATGGCAGGACGGAACATACcagaaggaagagaaagagggtgaagagatggaggaggaaaaggaTGGGGAGAATGAAGGAAAGATAGAGACAGGTGATGCtgatgaggaagagagtgacAAAGAGGAGGGTGGACAAGATGAGAGAGTAACAGATGAAGAAGtggaagaggatggagagagagagaaagagggtgaacAGAGGGTTGGCAGAAACGAGGGAGAGtggacagagagggaagaggaagatgaagaaaaGAGACTACCTGTGgcgaaggaggaggaggagcagccaGATGGAAGTGAGAGGGCAGTCACAGATCAAAAGGGCCCTGCAGAGGAAATAGCAGACCAGAGAAGCATAGgcgaagaaaaagaagagaatgagacagaaagaggagaaaacGAGTTTTTCATGAGCACGGGAGAGGCCGGCGCTGTGAGCGGACAggtggggaaagagagggaggaggtagaggaaggACACACAGAGGAGGGACATCTGGCGCCAGCCGGACATCAGATGGCCGAGCAGCTGCTGGAGTCTCAGACAGACCACAGAGCCAGTGAGGATGCAGAGAAGTCTGAGCTgctcagagaggagagggagagggaggaggaggaagagcaggtaCAAAATCCCATCAGCGAGGCAGAgcaaggaggggagaggaatgttggagaagagaggaaggatagagagagtaaGACGGATGACAAGCTGGCGTCTCTGGGGCAGGGCCTGGGCAGAACTTTGGTGGTGTCCAAACAGGTGCCCGTGAGGATGCACCAGGCCAAAGCTGTGCCTGTGGTGCCGCCCAAACCGCAGCAGTCCCGTCTCACAGCGCTAGGCCTCAGACAGCAGATGcagagcagagacacacacagcccacagcaGAAAGACAGggacgcgccacacacacaacacactcacaagcaagaCACCAAAAgaccacaacaacacacaccagacacacagaccccagacacaaaaacactgaACACACTGCACGATGACAGGCAACATCAGGCTCAGGTGAGGCACATAGAGTCACCTGTAGCACAAGAGCACACAGACGCTGCGCTCCACACAGGAGACACCACACAACCCTGTGGGCCAGAAAATGACCCACCCGCAGAGCACAGAGATGCAGACCCATACCTGCCACACATAAACCAGCAACACCCACAGATAGAGACACCAGAGCAGTCACTGGACACCAGAGCAGAGCAACACGCTgcacagagacagagtgagacagaggtAGGGACTGGCGGGGATGAAGGTGGAACGAGAGAGCAGGGGGCAGAGGGCAAAGACGGACAGGGGGAGCAGAAAGACGCGGAGGCAGGTAGAGACGCAAGTCCTGATGTTAAAAAGAACAGGCTGAGTCTTCAGGAAGGAGAGCGAGAACGGAGGACCAGAGATAGGGAGGTGAAGAGGAACAGCGGAATTAGCATGTGCTTCGATGAGGCGGTTGCACGGGCAAccagagaacgagagagggaaagggagcacagcgagagagagaaagagagggagagaggggtgagtgTACAGGACGAAAAGGCTCTGAAATAA
- the si:ch211-155e24.3 gene encoding zinc finger protein 629, producing MSNCTFQAQLVSIMEILAKAAVAEINRRVNDSCAVIRLEMRRSQRDIDALKRKYHVMENELRRTKGRPRKKVPLCVVSDRYTPTPRSVSIQNRACVWSEEHTTVIPEQRQPPLVQDTLAPHPSSDVAPLIKEETEEDNMWGREGDQVTFSHQGPDGAATAEEVSHTPLDGQHGPHTHTTHTGEQEAQVTVEVQVKFEEEEEGGGRKEEEEEDKKEEWNDGEATEEQQQQQQQKQQQQGLGQGEFSMEQHGGASLWTTSTSDFSTETYTHTQPLSVPPLPTPPPPPTLIGPTTVEQNSAMLMARNTGRARWGVQGDGQEPCGSRPQAGFRTGGGPALGLSGFRGNNGVGIGGFSNNATATVGYQTGALRRLRPHQWRSVGPTAGSSSTSSSSSLCAERRVYVCSFCPKSFARLSQLKEHLRSHTGEKPFSCATCGRRFTKHCNLVRHAVVHSGEKPYRCPTCAKCFTQSSSLKSHQRTHLMPHHREGALVSRAQFRGALLSGAGTSQSYRGFT from the exons ATGTCGAATTGTACTTTCCAGGCACAGCTGGTGTCCATCATGGAAATACTGGCCAAGGCGGCCGTAGCAGAGATCAACCGACGAGTGAACGACAGCTGCGCGGTGATCCGCCTGGAAATGAGACGGAGTCAGAGGGACATCGATGCTCTGAAGAGAAAATACCATGTCATGGAGAACGAACTGCGGAGGACAAAGGGACGACCAAGGAAAAAAG TGCCGTTGTGTGTGGTATCGGATCGATACACTCCGACTCCTAGAAGTGTGTCTATCCAAAAccgagcgtgtgtgtggagtgaagaACACACCACCGTTATTCCAGAGCAGAGGCAACCACCACTCGTGCAAGACACACTTGCCCCTCATCCTTCTTCTGATGTG GCTCCTTTGATCAAAGAGGAGACGGAAGAGGACAATATGTGGGGTAGGGAGGGAG ACCAGGTGACCTTTTCCCACCAAGGACCAGACGGAGCAGCCACCGCGGAGGAAGTGTCTCACACACCACTGGATGGGCAAcatggcccacacacacacaccacacacacaggagagcagGAGGCCCAGGTCACTGTGGAGGTCCAGGTGAAGTtcgaagaggaggaagagggtggtgggaggaaggaagaagaggaggaggacaaaaaAGAGGAGTGGAACGATGGGGAAGCCACAGaagaacaacagcagcagcagcagcagaagcagcagcagcagggcttGGGGCAAGGAGAGTTCAGCATGGAGCAGCATGGGGGGGCCTCCCTGTGGACAACATCCACCAGTGACTTCAGCACagaaacgtacacacacacccagcctcTGTCTGTGCCCCCACTGCCaactccacctcctccccccaccctcATAGGACCCACCACCGTGGAACAAAACTCTGCCATGTTGATGGCCAGGAACACGGGCCGTGCCAGGTGGGGCGTTCAGGGTGACGGACAGGAGCCATGTGGCAGCCGGCCCCAGGCGGGCTTCAGAACTGGAGGTGGGCCTGCGCTGGGACTGAGTGGTTTTCGCGGCAATAATGGTGTTGGCATCGGTGGTTTCAGCAACAACGCCACTGCCACTGTTGGGTATCAGACTGGCGCCTTGCGCCGTCTCCGGCCCCACCAGTGGCGCTCCGTCGGACCCACGGCAGGGTCTTCATCaacctcatcctcttcctcgctGTGTGCGGAGCGGCGCGTGTACGTCTGCTCGTTCTGCCCCAAGAGCTTTGCCCGTCTCAGCCAGCTGAAGGAGCACCTGCGGAGTCACACGGGTGAGAAGCCCTTCAGCTGTGCCACCTGCGGCCGACGCTTCACCAAGCACTGCAACCTGGTGCGCCACGCCGTGGTGCACAGTGGTGAGAAGCCCTACCGCTGCCCCACCTGTGCCAAATGCTTCACCCAGAGCTCCAGCCTCAAGTCGCACCAGCGCACCCACCTGATGCCCCACCACAGAGAGGGGGCGCTAGTGAGCCGCGCCCAGTTCAGAGGGGCGCTGCTCTCGGGGGCTGGAACATCCCAAAGCTACAGGGGCTTCACATAG
- the si:dkeyp-68b7.5 gene encoding zinc finger protein 45 isoform X1, translating to MMSNSIDIQTQLASIMEVFAKSALAEMSKVIDNDSSLLRQEISRREREIEALWRRLQLTENELKSARQAQAQDKKSSVNLRSVGIQVNNGASREQVGVSSWAGPAMTERGPAAEWKDAIVHSFSLEVDVEEEDDEEDEEQGPFQIKEEKSEEEPWNKADGGAAVDGEDCWEEEVDTTNTPGEEVLGQRAPADPKLYGTWEDCSADRDTGLTADHPQEAPPSSLPMPHLLQQPHPLSHPPLAHVLQRDQRCLLSSHHQDPPPPIPPLPHRHCDVTSGYGPAEHPSASIGIGAGGEPVEGRDGGKRSRCGQCGKTFTTHFYLKIHQRIHTGERPFTCTACGKRFYCTSHLISHQRCHTGEKPYCCLECGKAYSHLNSLKLHQRSHAEEGGLGYA from the exons ATGATGTCAAATTCAATCGATATACAGACTCAGTTAGCCTCTATTATGGAAGTCTTCGCCAAATCAGCACTAGCTGAGATGAGCAAAGTAATCGACAACGACTCTTCTCTTTTACGGCAAGAGATATCCAgacgagaaagagagattgaggcACTCTGGAGGCGACTGCAACTGACAGAAAATGAGTTGAAATCGGCTCGACAAGCTCAAGCACAAGATAAAAAGTCTTCAGTCAACTTGCGTTCAGTTGGAATCCAAGTGAATAATGGGGCGTCGCGTGAGCAAG TTGGCGTCTCCAGCTGGGCTGGTCCAGCTATGACCGAGAGAGGCCCTGCAGCAGAGTGGAAAGATGCGATTGTGCACTCATTCTCTCTTGAG GtggatgtggaggaggaggatgatgaggaagatgaagagCAAGGGCCTTTTCAGATCAAAGAGGAGAAGTCTGAAGAGGAGCCATGGAACAAGGCTGATG GTGGTGCTGCAGTAGATGGAGAAGACTGCTGGGAGGAGGAGGTAGACACGACAAACACACCTGGAGAAG AGGTCTTGGGTCAGCGTGCCCCTGCTGACCCGAAGCTCTACGGCACTTGGGAGGACTGCAGTGCTGACAGGGACACGGGCCTGACCGCAGACCACCCGCAGGAGGCCCCTCCTTCCTCGCTGCCCATGCCCCACCTCCTTCAGCAGCCACACCCCCTGTCCCACCCCCCGCTGGCACACGTGCTCCAGCGAGACCAGcgctgcctcctctcctcccaccatCAGGACCCTCCCCCTCCCATCCCACCCCTCCCGCATCGCCACTGTGATGTCACCAGCGGTTACGGCCCAGCCGAGCACCCATCTGCGTCCATTGGCATCGGTGCCGGTGGGGAACCTGTGGAGGGTCGTGACGGGGGCAAGAGGTCACGCTGCGGCCAGTGTGGCAAGACGTTCACCACGCACTTCTACCTGAAGATTCACCAACGGATCCACACAGGGGAGCGGCCCTTCACCTGTACGGCCTGCGGCAAGCGCTTCTACTGCACGTCGCACCTCATCTCCCACCAGCGCTGCCACACTGGTGAGAAGCCCTACTGCTGCCTGGAATGCGGCAAGGCCTACTCCCACCTGAACTCCCTCAAGTTGCACCAGCGCAGCCACGCCGAGGAGGGTGGCCTGGGCTACGCCTGA
- the LOC125306619 gene encoding ubiquitin-conjugating enzyme E2 R2-like yields MAQHSHTQVASSQKALMLEMKSLQEEPVEGFKITLVDEADLYNWEVAIFGPPNTHYEGGYFKARIKFPIDYPYSPPAFRFLTKMWHPNIYENGDVCISILHPPVDDPQSGELPSERWNPTQNVRTILLSVISLLNEPNTFSPANVDASVMYRKWRDSKGKEREYGEIIRKQVLATKADADRDGVKVPTTLAEYCIRTRAPAPDEGSDLLYDDYYDDDDLEEEDEDDCCYAEDDSGNEES; encoded by the exons ATGGCTCAACACAGTCATACTCAGGTTGCGAGCTCGCAAAAGGCACTAATGCTTGAAATGAAAAGTCTTCAAGAGGAACCAGTCGAAGGTTTCAAAATAACACTGGTGGACGAAGCAGACTTGTACAACTGGGAAGTAGCCATTTTTggaccccccaacacacattaTGAGGGGGGATATTTTAAG GCCCGAATCAAGTTTCCCATCGACTACCCTTACTCTCCCCCAGCCTTCCGCTTCCTCACCAAAATGTGGCACCCCAACATTTATGAG AACGGTGATGTGTGCATTTCCATCCTGCACCCTCCTGTGGACGACCCCCAGAGCGGAGAGCTGCCCTCTGAGAGATGGAACCCCACACAAAACGTCAG GACCATCCTGCTGAGTGTGATCTCTCTGCTGAACGAACCCAACACGTTCTCCCCGGCCAACGTGGACGCCTCTGTAATGTACCGCAAATGGAGGGACAGCAAGGGCAAGGAGCGTGAGTACGGCGAAATCATCAG GAAACAGGTGTTGGCCACCAAGGCTGACGCTGACCGCGACGGTGTGAAGGTACCCACCACGTTGGCAGAGTACTGCATACGCACGCGAGCCCCCGCCCCCGACGAGGGTTCCGACCTCCTTTACGATGATTATTATGACGATGACGACCTCGAGGAAGAGGACGAGGATGACTGCTGCTATGCCGAGGACGACTCCGGCAACGAGGAGTCATGA